The Puntigrus tetrazona isolate hp1 chromosome 16, ASM1883169v1, whole genome shotgun sequence genome includes a region encoding these proteins:
- the LOC122359849 gene encoding myelin basic protein-like: MGQHLGKREPHTVPKGASTVSEPVPTDSQDEVFGLGEADLNQNNGCSSKSPVVTDSMNAAVDQSSWSHLSSDDPNASGPRPHLIRLFSRDAPGREDNTFKDRPSESDELQTIHEHSGAGSECGSECAE; encoded by the exons ATGGGGCAGCATCTTGGGAAACGTGAGCCACATACTGTTCCTAAG ggGGCATCAACTGTATCTGAACCCGTCCCCACAGACTCACAAGATGAGGTATTTG GACTGGGGGAGGCGGACCTCAACCAGAACAATGGGTGCTCCAGCAAGAGTCCAGTGGTGACTGACTCCATGAACGCTGCAGTAGATCAGAGCAGCTGGAGCCATCTGAGCTCAGACGACCCTAATGCCTCAGGGCCCCGGCCCCACTTGATCCGCCTCTTTTCTCGAGATGCCCCAGGTCGCGAGGACAACACCTTCAAAGACCGCCCCTCGGAGTCTGATGAGCTGCAGACCATCCATGAGCACAGCGGAGCTGGCTCAGAGTGCGGTTCCGAGTGTGCAGAGTAG